One Streptomyces sp. SAI-135 DNA segment encodes these proteins:
- a CDS encoding NAD(P)-binding domain-containing protein, producing the protein MTLLLTRGDLETVLEPATCLDVLRDGFSVADGVPIAGQRVRTDLPFPGTATALIPGLLPGVPAYTVKVNAKFPGARPALRGVICLHSGTDGELLALLDSATVTAWRTGLAAALGTHLLAGRGEVVGVIGAGAQAELMVRGLGALRPRSALVVQDTSADRAAEFAARHGGRVLSSAAEVAGAADIVLTATWSREPLLHLKDTRPGQHFTSLGVDEPGKAELAADLLEAALLVVDDRELTAGVGVLRRPDATLGEIVRSEHPGRTTDGDRTVYAPVGMPWQDLALAWAAYGRAEREGIGRRVDLLA; encoded by the coding sequence GTGACTCTTCTTCTCACACGCGGTGATCTGGAGACGGTGCTGGAACCGGCGACCTGCCTGGACGTCCTGCGCGACGGCTTCAGCGTCGCGGACGGCGTGCCGATCGCGGGACAACGGGTGCGCACGGACCTCCCGTTCCCCGGCACGGCGACCGCGCTGATCCCGGGCCTGCTGCCCGGCGTTCCCGCCTACACGGTGAAGGTCAACGCCAAGTTCCCCGGCGCCCGGCCCGCCCTGCGCGGGGTGATCTGCCTGCACAGCGGTACCGACGGCGAGCTGTTGGCACTGCTGGACTCGGCGACCGTCACGGCGTGGCGGACGGGGCTCGCGGCGGCCCTGGGCACCCATCTGCTGGCCGGCCGGGGAGAAGTCGTGGGAGTGATCGGGGCAGGCGCGCAGGCCGAGCTGATGGTGCGGGGCCTCGGAGCGCTACGGCCCCGCAGCGCCCTCGTCGTCCAGGACACCTCCGCCGACCGGGCCGCCGAGTTCGCCGCGCGGCACGGCGGCCGGGTGCTGTCCTCCGCCGCGGAGGTCGCCGGGGCCGCCGACATCGTCCTGACGGCGACCTGGTCCCGGGAACCGCTGCTGCACCTGAAGGACACCAGGCCGGGCCAGCACTTCACGAGCCTGGGCGTGGACGAGCCCGGCAAGGCGGAGCTGGCCGCCGATCTGCTGGAGGCCGCGCTGCTGGTGGTCGACGATCGCGAACTCACGGCAGGCGTAGGCGTGTTGAGGCGTCCCGACGCGACCCTCGGTGAGATCGTGCGCTCCGAGCACCCCGGCCGCACGACCGACGGGGACCGCACGGTCTACGCCCCCGTGGGCATGCCCTGGCAGGACCTCGCGCTGGCCTGGGCGGCGTACGGGCGGGCCGAGCGGGAGGGCATCGGACGGCGGGTGGATCTGCTGGCCTGA
- the ligD gene encoding non-homologous end-joining DNA ligase: MGDAVELEAGGRTVRLSSPDKIFFPERGFTKLDLARYYQAVAPGILRALRDRPTTLERYPDGVTGENFFQKRAPKNMPDWIPTAHITFPSGRSADEMCPTEEAAVLWAAQFGTLTFHPWPVRRDDVDHPDELRIDLDPQPGTDYDDAVRAAHELRSVLAEFGGLRGWPKTSGGRGLHVFVPIEPRWTFTQVRRAAIAVGREMERRMPEHVTIKWWKEERGERIFIDYNQTARDRTIASAYSVRPRPHAPVSAPLRWEEVGEAHPQDFDIATMPARFAELGDVHADMDDHAFSLEPLLELARRDEHDHGLGDLPYPPEYPKMPGEPKRVQPSRARKPGTTAP, from the coding sequence ATGGGTGACGCGGTGGAACTGGAAGCGGGCGGCCGGACCGTACGGCTGTCCAGCCCGGACAAGATCTTCTTCCCGGAGCGCGGCTTCACCAAGCTGGACCTCGCCCGCTACTACCAGGCCGTCGCCCCCGGCATCCTGCGCGCGCTGCGCGACCGCCCCACCACCCTGGAGCGCTACCCGGACGGCGTGACCGGCGAGAACTTCTTCCAGAAACGGGCGCCCAAGAACATGCCCGACTGGATCCCGACCGCCCACATCACCTTCCCCAGCGGCCGCAGCGCCGACGAGATGTGTCCCACCGAGGAGGCCGCCGTGCTGTGGGCCGCCCAGTTCGGCACGCTCACCTTCCACCCCTGGCCGGTCCGCCGCGACGACGTCGACCACCCCGACGAACTGCGCATCGACCTCGACCCACAGCCCGGCACGGACTACGACGACGCCGTGCGCGCGGCCCACGAACTGCGGTCGGTCCTGGCGGAGTTCGGCGGTCTGCGCGGCTGGCCCAAGACCTCCGGCGGACGCGGACTGCACGTCTTCGTGCCCATCGAACCGCGCTGGACCTTCACCCAGGTGCGGCGGGCCGCGATCGCGGTCGGGCGCGAGATGGAGCGCCGGATGCCGGAGCACGTGACCATCAAGTGGTGGAAGGAGGAGCGGGGCGAGCGCATCTTCATCGACTACAACCAGACGGCCCGCGACCGCACCATCGCCTCCGCCTACTCGGTACGGCCCCGACCGCACGCCCCCGTCTCCGCACCCCTGCGCTGGGAGGAGGTCGGCGAGGCGCACCCGCAGGACTTCGACATCGCGACCATGCCCGCGCGCTTCGCCGAACTCGGCGACGTGCACGCGGACATGGACGATCACGCCTTCTCGCTGGAGCCCCTCCTGGAACTGGCCCGCCGTGACGAGCACGACCACGGCCTCGGCGATCTGCCGTACCCGCCCGAGTATCCGAAGATGCCGGGGGAGCCCAAGCGGGTACAGCCGAGCCGTGCCAGGAAACCAGGTACTACAGCTCCTTGA
- a CDS encoding family 16 glycoside hydrolase, with the protein MHPRRALTVLLAALLMMLGLQSTSAARPDPVAAAAQTLTWSAGDDITKYTSAPATAVAGSATIVFENSAATGNTTGMPHTLTFVTSDPEFNDDVQLNILANPNDDMGGRHTAEVTLTPGRYFYHCTIPGHGQMQGILVVTEGSGEDTTAPSATAQVSGTQNAQGQYVGSASVAVTATDEAGGSGVDRIEYAIGDTGAWQPYTAQVVVDQVGDHKVRYRAVDKAGNVSAEKSVTFTVVPPPSDDTAPPDTSATVSGEQNPDGTYVDMATVTVSASDTGSGVNTIEYAVNDGSWQPYTMPVMVHQVGSHTVRYRATDKAGNVAAEKSVRFTVVAAAPQDTVPPVTGVTVDGTRNSDGAYVGNARVTVSATDEGGSGVAGVEYSIDAGPYLAYGAPVVVDRAGTHTLAYRATDKAGNTSAARTVTFTVVSSQVPAPHCAELDERLTVIVGTVDSGVPNRITNSRCRINELIEDEKEWTSHALFLKHVKTVLDKLYKEGVVDEREYDAIDAAARESGIGRPGQTEGYRTILDGSAASFAKWQQVGGGSFALNGDGTITSGTTRDGLGMLWFPERKYGDFSLKLQWRDDAPGTGNANSGVFVRFPWVHDHPEEPRPEWAAIKYGHEVQVFDSPSGDMYKTGSVYGFDRVGLAGAGVTQKGTWNDYEIRVVDQHYSVYRNGVLINEFDNIGGQDFYPARSDDPGTDGRRFSSGYVGLQVHSTTDVVSYRDVRIKEL; encoded by the coding sequence ATGCACCCCCGGAGAGCTCTGACCGTCCTGTTGGCCGCCCTGCTGATGATGCTCGGCCTCCAGTCGACGTCCGCAGCACGGCCCGACCCGGTCGCGGCGGCGGCCCAGACACTCACCTGGTCCGCCGGCGACGACATCACCAAGTACACCTCGGCCCCGGCGACCGCGGTCGCGGGCTCGGCCACGATCGTCTTCGAGAACAGCGCGGCCACCGGCAACACCACCGGGATGCCGCACACGCTGACCTTCGTGACCAGCGACCCCGAGTTCAACGACGACGTCCAGCTCAACATCCTCGCCAACCCCAACGACGACATGGGCGGCCGCCACACCGCCGAGGTCACCCTCACCCCGGGCCGCTACTTCTACCACTGCACGATCCCGGGCCACGGCCAGATGCAGGGCATCCTCGTGGTGACCGAGGGCAGCGGCGAGGACACCACCGCGCCTTCGGCCACGGCCCAGGTGAGCGGCACGCAGAACGCGCAGGGCCAGTACGTCGGTTCGGCGAGCGTGGCGGTCACGGCGACCGACGAGGCCGGCGGCTCCGGCGTCGACCGGATCGAGTACGCGATCGGGGACACGGGCGCCTGGCAGCCGTACACCGCCCAGGTCGTCGTCGACCAGGTCGGCGACCACAAGGTCCGCTACCGGGCCGTCGACAAGGCGGGCAACGTCTCCGCCGAGAAGAGCGTCACCTTCACGGTCGTCCCGCCGCCCTCCGACGACACCGCCCCGCCGGACACCTCGGCGACGGTCAGCGGCGAGCAGAACCCGGACGGCACCTACGTCGACATGGCCACGGTGACCGTGTCCGCGTCCGACACCGGGTCCGGGGTCAACACCATCGAGTACGCCGTGAACGACGGGAGTTGGCAGCCGTACACCATGCCCGTGATGGTGCACCAGGTCGGCTCCCACACCGTGCGCTACCGGGCGACCGACAAGGCGGGCAACGTGGCCGCCGAGAAGAGCGTCCGGTTCACGGTGGTCGCGGCGGCACCGCAGGACACCGTCCCGCCGGTGACCGGCGTGACCGTGGACGGCACGCGGAACTCCGACGGGGCCTACGTGGGCAACGCCCGGGTGACCGTGAGCGCCACGGACGAGGGTGGCTCGGGTGTCGCCGGGGTCGAGTACTCGATCGACGCCGGGCCCTACCTCGCGTACGGCGCTCCCGTGGTCGTCGACCGGGCGGGCACACACACCCTGGCGTACCGGGCGACCGACAAGGCGGGGAACACCTCGGCGGCACGCACGGTGACCTTCACGGTGGTCTCGAGCCAGGTTCCGGCGCCCCACTGCGCGGAGCTCGACGAGCGGTTGACGGTGATCGTCGGCACGGTCGACTCCGGGGTGCCGAACCGGATCACCAACAGCCGTTGCCGTATCAACGAGTTGATCGAGGACGAGAAGGAGTGGACGTCCCACGCGCTGTTCCTCAAGCACGTGAAGACGGTCCTCGACAAGCTCTACAAGGAGGGGGTCGTCGACGAGCGCGAGTACGACGCGATCGACGCGGCGGCCCGCGAGTCCGGGATCGGCAGGCCGGGGCAGACCGAGGGCTACCGCACGATCCTCGACGGCAGCGCGGCCTCCTTCGCCAAGTGGCAGCAGGTGGGCGGCGGTTCGTTCGCCCTCAACGGCGACGGGACGATCACGTCCGGCACCACGCGGGACGGTCTCGGCATGCTCTGGTTCCCGGAGCGCAAGTACGGCGACTTCTCGCTCAAGCTCCAGTGGCGGGACGACGCCCCGGGCACCGGCAACGCCAACTCCGGTGTGTTCGTGCGGTTCCCGTGGGTCCACGACCACCCGGAGGAGCCCCGGCCGGAGTGGGCGGCCATCAAGTACGGCCACGAGGTGCAGGTGTTCGACTCGCCGTCCGGCGACATGTACAAGACCGGGTCGGTCTACGGCTTCGACCGCGTGGGGCTCGCCGGTGCGGGCGTCACCCAGAAGGGCACGTGGAACGACTACGAGATCCGGGTGGTCGACCAGCACTACTCGGTCTACCGCAACGGCGTGCTGATCAACGAGTTCGACAACATCGGCGGCCAGGACTTCTATCCCGCCCGCTCGGACGACCCGGGCACGGACGGACGGCGGTTCTCCTCCGGCTACGTCGGGCTCCAGGTGCACAGCACGACGGACGTGGTCTCGTACCGGGACGTCAGGATCAAGGAGCTGTAG
- a CDS encoding ThuA domain-containing protein: MHLRGLSARSGGSARRRIWAATVTAGVVTAGLMSGPAAGALPAPDSTVTTMSVKSPPGGGDVRVLVFYGSAAGGDESPVVSAGIAAIESIGLSGPANQRFETEATDDARVFTDEKALGGYNAIVFLTGGGDVLDPEQEAGLEAYMEAGGGFVGIHDAARAEPYSDWFTGLVGARPAASSPTAVQRATVEVGDRQHPATKDLPVQWKRPDQWFNWTKNPSGDVHTVARVRESTYQPGAGANGWDHPVSWCRDYDGGRSFYTGMGGTVSSYDETDFRAHLRGALLWTSRLVQADCKATINANYKAERLTQPNQPGQNDQIGEPHGLVTAPDGRVLYIGRGGADSSQPVITDWNNPDIGKGKGEIHVYDPKTRKVTLAGALTVFGNKGGGDELVKVEEGLLGIELDPRFEENGWVYLHYTPHSRLNRDTQMAERRVSRFTLDLATNKLDLNSEKVLLKWPVQVHSCCHAGGGMAWDSKGNLYIATGDNNSSGFSGGYSGNNPQPNYKGVSFADARRTAGNTNNLNGKILRIHPEADGTYTLPEGNLFTGKETAEGGGKTRGEIYVMGVRNPARISVDKKTDVLYAGWVGPDAGSPSTTWGPAKYDTFAVITKASNRGWPYCMGNKQPYRDRNLPNPDQPLGWYDCDHPKNESPNNDGLVNLPPVTGNNIWYSPQGGAPDYPRDANGIPSYKQEEAKYLLPWLKGGGQAAMNGPVYRYDTAAAGSTVKWPSYWDGKWFVGDFYDADQPRNAVITDPKNHGEGGLPVHSESLKKIVPVGNDGIKNLMDWKFGPDGALYVLDYGRGFFTSDAKSALWRVTYQGGGPTPAAGQLARGGQ; encoded by the coding sequence ATGCACTTACGAGGGTTGAGCGCGAGAAGCGGAGGAAGTGCGAGGAGACGGATCTGGGCGGCCACCGTGACCGCGGGGGTCGTCACCGCCGGTCTGATGTCCGGACCGGCCGCGGGGGCACTGCCTGCCCCCGACTCGACCGTGACAACGATGTCCGTCAAGTCGCCGCCGGGTGGCGGGGACGTACGGGTGCTGGTCTTCTACGGGAGCGCGGCGGGCGGGGACGAGTCGCCGGTCGTCAGCGCCGGGATCGCGGCGATCGAGAGCATCGGGCTGTCCGGTCCGGCGAACCAGCGGTTCGAGACGGAGGCCACCGACGACGCGCGGGTCTTCACCGACGAGAAGGCACTCGGCGGTTACAACGCGATCGTCTTCCTGACCGGTGGCGGCGATGTCCTCGACCCCGAGCAGGAAGCGGGCCTGGAGGCCTACATGGAGGCGGGCGGCGGCTTCGTCGGCATCCATGACGCGGCCCGCGCCGAGCCGTACTCCGACTGGTTCACGGGGCTCGTCGGCGCCCGCCCGGCTGCCTCCAGTCCAACGGCCGTCCAGCGGGCCACTGTTGAGGTGGGCGACCGGCAGCATCCGGCGACCAAGGACCTGCCGGTGCAGTGGAAGCGCCCCGACCAGTGGTTCAACTGGACCAAGAACCCGTCGGGCGACGTGCACACCGTGGCCCGGGTCCGCGAGTCGACCTACCAGCCCGGTGCCGGCGCCAACGGCTGGGACCATCCGGTGAGCTGGTGCCGGGACTACGACGGCGGCCGGTCCTTCTACACCGGCATGGGCGGCACGGTCTCCTCGTACGACGAGACGGACTTCCGGGCCCATCTGCGCGGCGCGCTGCTGTGGACCTCGCGTCTCGTCCAGGCCGACTGCAAGGCGACGATCAACGCCAACTACAAGGCGGAGCGCCTCACCCAGCCCAACCAGCCGGGGCAGAACGACCAGATCGGCGAACCGCACGGCCTGGTCACCGCACCCGACGGACGGGTCCTGTACATCGGCCGGGGCGGCGCCGACTCCTCCCAGCCCGTGATCACCGACTGGAACAACCCCGACATCGGCAAGGGCAAGGGCGAGATCCACGTCTACGACCCGAAGACCAGGAAGGTCACCCTGGCGGGCGCGCTGACCGTGTTCGGCAACAAGGGCGGCGGCGACGAGCTGGTCAAGGTCGAGGAGGGGCTGCTCGGGATCGAGCTGGACCCGCGCTTCGAGGAGAACGGCTGGGTGTACCTGCACTACACCCCGCACTCCCGTCTCAACCGGGACACCCAGATGGCCGAGCGGCGGGTCTCCCGCTTCACCCTCGACCTCGCGACGAACAAGCTGGACCTGAACAGCGAGAAGGTCCTGCTCAAGTGGCCGGTCCAGGTGCACAGTTGCTGCCACGCGGGCGGCGGGATGGCCTGGGACTCGAAGGGCAACCTGTACATCGCCACCGGGGACAACAACTCCAGCGGCTTCAGCGGCGGTTACTCCGGCAACAACCCGCAGCCGAACTACAAGGGCGTCTCCTTCGCGGACGCGCGCCGCACCGCGGGCAACACCAACAACCTCAACGGCAAGATCCTCCGTATCCACCCGGAGGCGGACGGGACGTACACCCTGCCCGAGGGGAACCTCTTCACCGGCAAGGAGACCGCCGAGGGCGGCGGCAAGACCCGCGGCGAGATCTACGTCATGGGCGTCAGGAACCCGGCCCGGATCTCCGTCGACAAGAAGACCGACGTCCTGTACGCCGGATGGGTCGGCCCGGACGCCGGCTCGCCCTCCACGACCTGGGGTCCGGCCAAGTACGACACCTTCGCCGTCATCACCAAGGCGAGCAACCGGGGCTGGCCGTACTGCATGGGCAACAAGCAGCCCTACCGGGACCGCAACCTGCCCAACCCCGACCAGCCGCTGGGCTGGTACGACTGCGACCACCCGAAGAACGAGTCGCCCAACAACGACGGCCTGGTCAACCTGCCGCCGGTCACCGGCAACAACATCTGGTACTCGCCGCAGGGCGGTGCTCCGGACTACCCGCGCGACGCGAACGGCATCCCGTCCTACAAGCAGGAGGAGGCCAAGTACCTGCTGCCGTGGCTCAAGGGCGGCGGCCAGGCGGCGATGAACGGGCCGGTCTACCGCTACGACACCGCCGCGGCCGGGAGCACCGTCAAGTGGCCCTCCTACTGGGACGGCAAGTGGTTCGTCGGTGACTTCTACGACGCCGACCAGCCGCGCAACGCGGTCATCACGGATCCGAAGAACCACGGCGAGGGCGGGCTGCCCGTCCACTCCGAGTCCCTCAAGAAGATCGTGCCGGTCGGCAACGACGGCATCAAGAACCTCATGGACTGGAAGTTCGGCCCGGACGGCGCGCTGTACGTCCTCGACTACGGACGAGGGTTCTTCACCTCGGACGCCAAGTCGGCGCTGTGGCGGGTCACTTACCAGGGCGGCGGACCGACCCCGGCCGCCGGACAGCTCGCGAGAGGAGGGCAGTGA
- a CDS encoding ATP-dependent DNA ligase has protein sequence MDLPVMPPVKPMLAKSVAKIPPGMHYEAKWDGFRAVVFRDGPEVELGSRTGKTLTRYFPELVEALRERLPERCVMDGEIVIAREGHLDFDALSERIHPADSRVRTLAERTPASFVAFDLLALEDESLLNVPLTDRRHLLTTALSGTTPPVHVAPATTDIDVARQWFEEYEGAGLDGVVAKPLTLRYLPDERAMFKIKHERTADVVVAGYRLHKSGPVVGSLLLGLHDDRGALQHVGVSAAFPMKRRAELIEELEPLRMADVSGHPWAAWAEEAAHESARLPGAPSRWSGKKDLSWVPLRPERVAEVAYDHMENGVRFRHTARFRRWRPDRTPESCTYAQLEEPVRYDLDEILG, from the coding sequence ATGGATCTGCCGGTGATGCCCCCTGTGAAGCCCATGCTCGCCAAGTCGGTGGCGAAGATCCCGCCGGGCATGCACTACGAGGCGAAGTGGGACGGGTTCCGGGCCGTCGTGTTCCGGGACGGGCCGGAGGTCGAGCTGGGCAGCCGAACCGGCAAGACGCTGACCAGGTACTTCCCCGAGCTGGTGGAGGCGTTGCGGGAGCGGTTGCCGGAGCGCTGTGTGATGGACGGGGAGATCGTCATCGCGCGGGAGGGGCACCTCGACTTCGACGCGCTGAGCGAACGGATCCATCCGGCGGACTCACGGGTGCGCACCCTGGCGGAGCGGACGCCGGCCTCTTTCGTCGCCTTCGACCTGCTGGCCCTGGAGGACGAATCCCTGCTGAACGTCCCGCTGACCGACCGCCGGCACCTGCTCACGACGGCACTGTCCGGCACGACACCGCCCGTGCACGTGGCGCCGGCGACCACGGACATCGACGTGGCCCGGCAGTGGTTCGAGGAGTACGAGGGCGCGGGCCTGGACGGGGTCGTCGCCAAGCCGCTCACCCTGCGCTACCTCCCTGACGAGCGTGCCATGTTCAAGATCAAGCACGAGCGCACGGCGGACGTGGTGGTCGCGGGCTACCGGCTGCACAAGAGCGGTCCGGTCGTCGGCTCCCTGCTGCTCGGCCTCCACGACGACCGGGGCGCGCTCCAGCACGTCGGCGTGTCCGCGGCCTTCCCCATGAAGCGGCGCGCCGAACTGATCGAGGAGTTGGAGCCGCTGCGGATGGCGGACGTCTCCGGGCATCCGTGGGCCGCCTGGGCCGAGGAGGCCGCCCACGAGAGCGCCCGGCTGCCCGGGGCGCCGAGCCGCTGGTCGGGCAAGAAGGACCTGTCCTGGGTCCCGCTCCGGCCGGAACGGGTGGCGGAGGTGGCGTACGACCACATGGAGAACGGCGTACGGTTCCGCCACACCGCCCGCTTCCGCCGCTGGCGCCCCGACCGCACGCCGGAGAGCTGCACATACGCCCAACTGGAGGAGCCGGTGCGCTACGACCTGGACGAAATCCTGGGCTGA
- a CDS encoding zinc-dependent alcohol dehydrogenase — translation MKAVTWQGKRDVRVEEVPDPKIQEPTDAVIRITSTGLCGSDLHLYEVLTPFMTPGDILGHEPMGIVEEVGAAVPDLAVGDRVVVPFQIACGNCWMCMTGLPTQCETTQVTSEGMGAALFGYTRLYGAVPGGQAEYLRVPQAQFGPIKVPEGPSDDRFVYLSDVLPTAWQAVAYADVPEGGSVAVLGLGPIGDMACRVAQVRGAGRVFGVDLVTERLRRARTRGVETYDLRSFDSEKELVQAIRDETDGRGPDAVIDAVGTEAHGSAAARLAQNASALLPRKLSGPFAERFSIDRLAALHTAIELVRRGGTISLSGVYGGMADPLPMLTMFDKQIQLRMGQANVRRWSDEIIPYLTDEDPLGVDDFATHHVPLSDAPHAYEMFQKKQEGAVKVLMRP, via the coding sequence ATGAAGGCAGTGACCTGGCAGGGCAAGCGGGACGTACGGGTGGAGGAAGTGCCCGATCCGAAGATCCAGGAACCGACGGACGCCGTCATCCGGATCACCTCGACCGGACTGTGCGGCTCCGACCTGCACCTCTACGAGGTACTCACTCCGTTCATGACACCGGGCGACATCCTCGGCCATGAACCCATGGGCATCGTCGAGGAGGTCGGCGCCGCGGTGCCGGACCTCGCGGTCGGCGACCGGGTCGTCGTGCCCTTCCAGATCGCCTGCGGCAACTGCTGGATGTGCATGACCGGCCTGCCGACCCAGTGCGAGACCACCCAGGTGACCAGCGAGGGCATGGGCGCCGCACTGTTCGGCTATACCCGTCTGTACGGCGCCGTACCGGGCGGCCAGGCCGAGTACCTGCGCGTCCCGCAGGCGCAGTTCGGGCCCATCAAGGTCCCCGAGGGCCCGTCTGACGACCGCTTCGTGTACCTCTCCGACGTGCTGCCCACCGCCTGGCAGGCCGTCGCCTACGCGGACGTCCCCGAGGGCGGCAGCGTCGCCGTGCTCGGACTCGGGCCCATCGGCGACATGGCCTGCCGGGTCGCCCAGGTGCGCGGCGCCGGGCGCGTCTTCGGCGTGGACCTCGTGACCGAACGGCTGCGCCGGGCACGCACGCGTGGCGTGGAGACGTACGACCTCAGGAGCTTCGACAGCGAGAAGGAGCTGGTCCAGGCGATCCGCGACGAGACCGACGGGCGCGGCCCGGACGCCGTGATCGACGCCGTCGGCACCGAGGCGCACGGCAGTGCGGCCGCCCGCCTCGCGCAGAACGCCTCGGCCCTGCTGCCCAGGAAGCTCAGCGGGCCGTTCGCCGAGCGCTTCAGCATCGACCGGCTCGCCGCCCTGCACACCGCGATCGAGCTGGTCCGCCGCGGCGGCACCATCTCTTTGAGCGGCGTCTACGGCGGCATGGCCGACCCGCTGCCCATGCTCACCATGTTCGACAAGCAGATCCAGCTCCGGATGGGCCAGGCCAACGTACGCCGCTGGAGCGACGAGATCATCCCGTACCTGACCGACGAGGACCCGCTCGGCGTCGACGACTTCGCAACCCACCACGTACCGCTGTCGGACGCCCCGCACGCGTACGAGATGTTCCAGAAGAAGCAGGAGGGCGCGGTCAAGGTACTGATGCGGCCCTGA
- a CDS encoding LacI family DNA-binding transcriptional regulator gives MTETAPRPTLEAVAARAGVSRATASRVVNGGDGVREPLVERVRRAVEELGYVPNQAARSLVTRRHDAVAVVVAEPETRVFADPFFALQLRGISKELTAHDNQLVLLLTEGRDDHARVGRYLAGGHVDGALVFSLHLDDPLPGLIQRAGVPTVFGGRPGWSDGTTDVVYVDSDNRGGAREAVRHLVGLGRTRVAHITGPLDQTSAADRLDGYRDVMGDADPGLVVRGDFTHAGGERAMRELLDHRPDVDAVFAANDLTASGALRVLRERGRRVPEDVAVIGFDDMLPVAEQTDPPLTTVRQDIEEMGRLMARLLLRDLDPARAGAAPAGVVLPTTLVRRVSA, from the coding sequence GTGACCGAGACAGCGCCGCGCCCGACCCTGGAGGCCGTGGCGGCACGGGCCGGGGTGTCGCGGGCCACCGCGTCCCGGGTGGTGAACGGCGGGGACGGGGTCAGGGAACCGCTCGTCGAGCGGGTGCGCAGGGCCGTCGAAGAGCTCGGCTACGTGCCCAACCAGGCCGCCCGCAGCCTCGTCACCCGGCGCCACGACGCCGTCGCGGTGGTCGTGGCCGAGCCGGAGACCCGGGTCTTCGCCGACCCCTTCTTCGCGCTGCAACTGCGGGGCATCAGCAAGGAGCTGACCGCCCACGACAACCAGCTCGTCCTGCTGCTCACCGAGGGCCGCGACGACCACGCCCGGGTCGGACGCTACCTCGCCGGAGGGCACGTCGACGGCGCGCTGGTCTTCTCGCTGCACCTCGACGACCCGCTGCCCGGACTGATCCAACGGGCCGGTGTCCCCACGGTGTTCGGCGGACGGCCCGGCTGGAGCGACGGGACGACGGACGTCGTGTACGTCGACAGCGACAACCGGGGCGGTGCCCGCGAGGCCGTACGGCATCTGGTCGGGCTCGGGCGCACCCGCGTCGCCCACATCACCGGTCCCCTCGACCAGACCTCCGCGGCCGACCGGCTCGACGGCTACCGGGACGTCATGGGCGACGCCGATCCGGGGCTCGTGGTGCGGGGCGACTTCACCCATGCCGGCGGGGAGCGGGCGATGCGGGAACTGCTCGACCACCGGCCGGACGTGGACGCGGTGTTCGCCGCCAACGACCTCACCGCGTCCGGCGCCCTGCGGGTACTGCGCGAGCGTGGCCGCAGGGTGCCCGAGGACGTGGCGGTGATCGGCTTCGACGACATGCTGCCGGTCGCCGAGCAGACCGATCCGCCGCTGACGACGGTTCGTCAGGACATCGAGGAGATGGGCCGGTTGATGGCCCGCCTGCTGCTGCGGGACCTCGACCCCGCGCGCGCGGGCGCCGCACCGGCGGGTGTCGTCCTGCCCACCACGCTGGTGCGGCGCGTCTCCGCCTGA
- a CDS encoding multicopper oxidase domain-containing protein produces MGALNRRGFNRRVLLGGAAVATSLSMAPEARSDAGPAQAAPGGGEVRRIKLYAEKLADGQMGYGLEKGKATVPGPLIELNEGDTLHIEFENTMDVRASLHVHGLDYEISSDGTKLNNSDVEPGGTRTYTWRTHAPGRRADGTWRAGSAGYWHYHDHVVGTEHGTTGIRKGLYGPVIVRRKGDTLPDATHTIVFNDMLINNKPAHSGPDFEATVGDRVEFVVITHGEYYHTFHMHGHRWADNRTGMLTGPDDPSQVIDNKIVGPADSFGFQVVAGEGVGAGAWMYHCHVQSHSDIGMVGLFLVKKTDGTIPGYEPHEHTGQRAEHHH; encoded by the coding sequence ATGGGCGCACTGAACAGACGTGGCTTCAACCGGCGGGTGCTGCTCGGTGGTGCGGCGGTCGCGACATCGTTGTCGATGGCCCCCGAGGCCCGTAGCGACGCGGGTCCGGCGCAGGCGGCCCCCGGCGGCGGCGAGGTCAGGCGCATCAAGCTGTACGCCGAGAAACTGGCCGACGGACAGATGGGCTACGGGCTGGAGAAGGGGAAGGCGACCGTCCCCGGTCCGCTCATCGAGCTCAACGAGGGCGACACCCTGCACATCGAGTTCGAGAACACCATGGACGTCCGCGCGAGTCTGCACGTCCACGGTCTGGACTACGAGATCTCCAGCGACGGAACGAAGCTGAACAACAGTGACGTCGAGCCGGGCGGCACCCGCACCTACACCTGGCGCACCCACGCCCCGGGCCGCCGGGCGGACGGCACCTGGCGGGCGGGCAGCGCGGGCTACTGGCACTACCACGACCACGTGGTCGGCACGGAACACGGAACCACCGGCATCCGCAAGGGCCTCTACGGCCCGGTGATCGTCCGCCGCAAGGGCGACACCCTGCCGGACGCGACCCACACGATCGTCTTCAACGACATGCTCATCAACAACAAGCCGGCGCACTCGGGGCCCGACTTCGAGGCCACGGTGGGCGATCGGGTCGAGTTCGTGGTGATCACGCATGGCGAGTACTACCACACCTTCCACATGCACGGTCACCGCTGGGCGGACAACCGCACCGGCATGCTCACCGGCCCCGACGACCCGAGCCAGGTCATCGACAACAAGATCGTGGGCCCGGCGGACTCCTTCGGCTTCCAGGTCGTCGCGGGGGAGGGGGTCGGGGCGGGCGCGTGGATGTACCACTGCCATGTGCAGAGCCACTCCGACATCGGCATGGTCGGCCTGTTCCTGGTGAAGAAGACGGACGGGACGATCCCCGGCTACGAGCCCCACGAGCACACCGGCCAGCGTGCCGAGCACCACCACTGA